The Paenibacillus sp. YPG26 genome includes a window with the following:
- the nusG gene encoding transcription termination/antitermination protein NusG, with the protein MEKRWYVVHTYSGYENKVKANLEKRVESMGMEDKIFRVLVPMEEEIVNKDGKKKTVMRKVYPGYVLVEMIQTDDSWYVVRNTPGVTGFVGSTGSGSKPTPLLPEEVEQILNHMGMEEPKPVIEFELKESVRIKVGPFANFVGSVEEILTDKSKVKVHVNMFGRETPLELDFTQVEKL; encoded by the coding sequence ATGGAAAAAAGATGGTATGTGGTTCATACCTATTCCGGGTATGAGAATAAAGTCAAAGCCAATTTGGAAAAACGCGTTGAGTCTATGGGCATGGAAGACAAGATTTTCCGGGTTCTTGTTCCTATGGAAGAAGAGATCGTGAACAAAGACGGTAAGAAGAAGACCGTTATGCGTAAAGTTTACCCTGGTTATGTCTTGGTGGAAATGATCCAGACTGACGATTCCTGGTATGTTGTCCGCAATACACCGGGAGTTACAGGTTTCGTCGGCTCGACAGGTTCCGGTTCCAAACCGACACCTTTGCTTCCTGAAGAAGTGGAACAGATTCTGAACCACATGGGCATGGAAGAACCGAAGCCGGTTATTGAGTTTGAACTCAAGGAATCTGTACGTATTAAGGTTGGTCCTTTTGCTAACTTTGTTGGGTCTGTTGAAGAAATACTGACCGACAAGAGCAAAGTGAAGGTTCACGTCAACATGTTTGGACGGGAAACCCCGCTTGAGCTTGATTTTACTCAAGTGGAGAAGCTATAG